The proteins below are encoded in one region of Limnochorda pilosa:
- a CDS encoding aminotransferase class V-fold PLP-dependent enzyme, with product MAVDLVSWLQEHRVINASGTMTDLGASSVPEDVARLVMESLRCFVDMHALQAMASSVIVRATGAEAGCVTGSAAGGVAVAVAGCMTGSDLGAIESLPDTSALSRRVIIQKGHVVNFGVPISQVIRLTGAEVLEIGSATDCRPYQLEHALDRETAAVVYVVSHHTVQSGLLPLGDVARIARQAGVPVIVDAASEYDLRSFIGLGADLAVYSAHKFLAGPTAGIVAGRKDLVRAAYLNQVRGIGRAMKVGKEGIVGAVAALERWLALDHGAQHEAEYRRVRELGEGMERIPGLRAVEVPDPTGNPITRVRVHLDGPNPGRAAAALAQALRTGSPPVAVRDHHVDLGYFELDPCNLLEGDVPVILERMAQSVREGVLKESPSPAPEPVVPGRLGPRRSTYTPDGLPCVDVGQVPWAGQGIPPGGREQALLDWPDAYLGGMGDGGESPGS from the coding sequence ATGGCCGTAGACCTCGTTTCGTGGCTGCAGGAGCACCGGGTGATCAACGCATCCGGCACCATGACCGACCTCGGCGCCTCCTCGGTTCCCGAGGACGTCGCGAGGTTGGTGATGGAGTCTCTGCGCTGTTTCGTAGACATGCATGCGCTGCAGGCGATGGCCAGCTCGGTGATCGTGCGGGCCACCGGCGCCGAAGCGGGCTGCGTCACCGGGTCTGCCGCCGGGGGCGTCGCCGTGGCGGTGGCGGGGTGTATGACCGGCAGCGACCTGGGGGCGATCGAGAGCCTACCGGATACCTCTGCCCTGAGTCGCAGAGTCATTATCCAGAAGGGCCACGTGGTGAACTTCGGCGTGCCGATCTCGCAGGTGATCCGGCTCACTGGGGCAGAGGTGCTGGAGATCGGGAGCGCAACCGACTGCAGGCCCTACCAGCTCGAGCATGCCCTCGACCGGGAGACGGCGGCGGTCGTCTACGTCGTCAGCCACCACACCGTTCAATCCGGTCTCCTGCCGCTGGGGGACGTAGCGCGCATCGCGCGGCAAGCTGGCGTTCCGGTCATCGTGGATGCCGCGTCTGAGTACGATCTCAGGTCCTTCATCGGCCTGGGCGCGGACCTGGCGGTCTACAGCGCGCACAAGTTCCTGGCTGGGCCGACAGCGGGCATCGTAGCCGGCCGAAAGGACCTGGTGCGGGCCGCGTACCTGAACCAGGTACGGGGCATCGGGCGGGCTATGAAGGTGGGTAAGGAAGGCATCGTCGGAGCCGTGGCCGCCCTGGAGCGCTGGCTTGCGCTGGACCACGGTGCGCAGCACGAAGCCGAGTATCGGAGGGTTCGGGAGCTGGGGGAAGGCATGGAGCGAATCCCGGGCCTGAGGGCCGTGGAGGTACCGGATCCCACGGGGAACCCCATCACGCGGGTCCGGGTCCACCTGGACGGGCCGAACCCCGGCCGAGCGGCCGCGGCCTTGGCCCAGGCCCTCCGGACGGGCTCCCCGCCGGTGGCCGTACGGGATCACCACGTAGACCTGGGATACTTCGAGCTGGACCCCTGCAACCTCCTGGAGGGCGATGTTCCGGTGATTCTCGAACGGATGGCGCAGAGCGTGCGCGAAGGTGTACTCAAGGAGTCCCCGTCACCGGCGCCCGAACCTGTCGTGCCTGGCAGGCTGGGCCCGAGGCGATCCACCTATACGCCAGACGGCCTGCCCTGCGTCGACGTGGGACAGGTCCCGTGGGCAGGGCAGGGGATACCGCCAGGTGGGAGGGAGCAGGCGCTCCTGGATTGGCCTGACGCTTACCTGGGTGGGATGGGTGACGGTGGAGAGTCTCCGGGGAGCTGA
- a CDS encoding helix-turn-helix domain-containing protein translates to MGFPTRLRQLREAKGMTQQDLGALIGVTKNSISSYERGVRTPEFHLLLRMADVFGVSTDYLLGHTERDVSPDQRLALLAIELGENGATDEDVRLILELLKCRRRISSAHQEMSAAIERERRSRRR, encoded by the coding sequence TTGGGATTCCCCACCCGTCTCCGCCAGCTGCGTGAGGCGAAAGGGATGACACAGCAGGACTTGGGGGCGCTGATTGGAGTCACCAAGAACAGCATCTCATCGTACGAGCGCGGCGTGCGGACACCGGAGTTCCACCTGCTCTTGCGCATGGCGGACGTCTTCGGGGTGTCTACCGACTACCTGCTGGGTCACACAGAGCGAGACGTGTCCCCCGACCAGAGACTCGCTCTCTTGGCCATCGAACTGGGCGAGAATGGAGCGACCGATGAAGACGTACGGCTTATCCTGGAGTTGTTGAAGTGCCGACGGCGCATCTCTAGCGCGCACCAGGAGATGTCCGCGGCTATCGAGAGAGAGCGGCGCTCGCGACGGAGGTAA
- a CDS encoding ABC transporter substrate-binding protein, producing the protein MGRRYVALVGWLFLVLLASSLTASAQVTLRVTGWPYEVDVVNENLQRFQQQTGISALFTPFPSDNYRDRMVASFVGGTEFDVVYVRDNFLAEWASAGWIMPIDDLPGVQKYIDDMPASMVHQLSYSGHLYGLPYYSGLRVLAYNAEHLQRAGFEEPARTWHELLEQARAIRAGGIAEHPIILQLKKGMYITNTLEDMTVSRGGVLFDDDHEPQFHQEGSAFRDALAWLKRALAEGLVDEASLNSDDHDVTRALSAGTHSFTIVADYDVRTMNDPSSSREAGHIRNGLIPGTDTVRSGTTAYVRLYAITTASRNKEEAWKLLQFLGGRDATGEYYVPKRWAIEFGLGFAYDSMFEDPEIVAALGTWSDLDAWREQAKYTVGRPYRFTPWFAEWDVSAWDVFQNILTGRSDEGQSLERLADEWTDLREEYW; encoded by the coding sequence ATGGGACGTCGGTACGTCGCACTGGTCGGATGGCTGTTTCTGGTCCTGCTGGCGAGTTCCCTCACGGCCTCAGCGCAGGTGACCCTCCGCGTCACCGGCTGGCCTTACGAGGTCGACGTCGTGAACGAGAACCTCCAAAGGTTCCAGCAGCAGACGGGGATCAGCGCACTGTTCACGCCGTTCCCCAGTGACAACTACCGCGACCGTATGGTTGCCAGCTTCGTGGGAGGAACGGAGTTCGACGTCGTCTACGTACGGGACAACTTCCTGGCAGAGTGGGCCTCGGCCGGGTGGATCATGCCCATCGACGACTTGCCGGGAGTTCAGAAGTACATCGACGACATGCCGGCATCCATGGTGCACCAGCTTTCGTACAGTGGCCATCTCTATGGTCTGCCCTATTACTCGGGGCTTCGCGTCCTCGCATACAACGCGGAGCACCTGCAACGGGCGGGATTCGAGGAGCCGGCGCGCACCTGGCATGAGCTGCTGGAGCAGGCGCGAGCGATCAGGGCCGGCGGGATCGCCGAGCATCCGATCATCCTACAGCTGAAGAAGGGCATGTACATCACGAATACGCTCGAGGACATGACTGTCTCTCGCGGTGGCGTCCTCTTCGACGATGACCATGAACCTCAGTTTCACCAGGAGGGAAGTGCCTTCAGGGACGCCCTCGCGTGGCTCAAGCGGGCGTTGGCTGAGGGACTGGTCGACGAGGCTTCGCTCAACTCGGACGATCATGACGTGACCCGTGCGCTCTCGGCGGGCACGCACTCGTTTACCATCGTGGCGGACTACGATGTTCGGACCATGAACGATCCGAGCAGCTCCCGCGAGGCTGGCCACATCAGGAACGGGCTGATTCCAGGTACGGATACAGTCCGGAGCGGCACGACTGCCTATGTTCGTCTCTATGCCATCACCACCGCGTCGCGGAACAAGGAGGAAGCGTGGAAGCTGCTTCAATTCCTGGGGGGCAGGGATGCGACCGGTGAGTACTACGTCCCCAAGCGTTGGGCGATCGAGTTTGGCTTGGGCTTCGCCTACGACTCGATGTTCGAGGATCCTGAGATCGTGGCGGCGCTCGGCACCTGGAGCGACCTCGACGCCTGGCGCGAGCAGGCGAAGTACACGGTGGGTCGGCCGTATCGCTTCACACCGTGGTTCGCGGAATGGGACGTCTCGGCGTGGGACGTCTTCCAGAACATCCTGACCGGGAGATCGGACGAGGGGCAGTCACTCGAACGGCTGGCCGACGAGTGGACCGATCTGCGGGAGGAGTACTGGTAA
- a CDS encoding transposase: MVANFLADLVLREAAACFNQAIQCLARFGVFPREVTLVLDGTDVETTGRCRGAGRAKREKKVTDRAGRPKVVEVLVFGFKVVVAFDLATQIPVADIVVKIQRHETLCTRRLVRQAQSNLSPGGARVAKVLVDRGCLDGATLHWLDQQGIAFVVPAKKKMLVHRLACSEAQGKKGHVQSRTRTVTHGHGKHKMEAEASSPLEALAPGSSRPRPSRRTPPSPCHAPVPPLPAFLLPAALLCQNPRISSAVKVCASRCRTLCIPPDAGTAGHLLNLDRSHIRAGSASPGTTHRKPTSCAPLPSRPAHASCYRPAYSPPTPPFPASPSARRTCGSRTIHTWSVRDWG; encoded by the coding sequence ATGGTGGCCAACTTCCTCGCCGACCTGGTCCTCCGGGAGGCCGCGGCCTGCTTCAATCAGGCCATCCAGTGCCTGGCCCGCTTCGGTGTCTTCCCCCGGGAGGTTACCTTGGTGCTGGACGGGACCGACGTGGAGACAACCGGCAGGTGCCGGGGCGCCGGACGGGCGAAGCGGGAGAAGAAGGTGACCGATCGGGCGGGACGCCCGAAGGTTGTGGAGGTGCTGGTCTTCGGCTTCAAGGTGGTGGTAGCTTTCGATCTGGCCACCCAGATCCCCGTTGCCGACATCGTCGTCAAGATCCAGCGCCACGAGACGCTCTGCACCCGCAGGCTGGTGCGCCAAGCCCAAAGCAACCTCTCGCCCGGCGGCGCCCGAGTCGCCAAGGTCCTCGTCGACCGGGGCTGCCTGGACGGTGCCACCCTTCACTGGCTCGACCAGCAGGGCATCGCCTTCGTCGTCCCGGCGAAGAAGAAGATGCTCGTCCACAGGCTCGCCTGCTCGGAGGCCCAGGGGAAGAAGGGCCACGTCCAGTCCCGGACCCGAACCGTCACCCACGGCCATGGCAAGCACAAGATGGAGGCTGAGGCCTCTTCTCCTCTGGAAGCCCTCGCCCCAGGTTCCTCACGGCCGCGACCGTCTCGCCGGACTCCACCCTCGCCTTGCCACGCTCCCGTGCCACCCCTACCGGCCTTCCTGCTCCCAGCCGCTCTCCTATGTCAAAACCCCAGGATATCGAGCGCCGTGAAGGTATGCGCCAGCCGTTGCAGAACACTATGTATCCCGCCAGATGCCGGCACAGCAGGTCACCTCCTGAACCTCGATCGATCTCACATCAGGGCTGGTTCCGCCTCTCCCGGCACCACGCATCGCAAGCCGACGTCGTGCGCCCCGCTGCCCAGCCGTCCCGCACACGCTTCTTGCTACCGACCCGCGTACTCACC
- a CDS encoding carbohydrate ABC transporter permease, producing MNLRWSRVAKVSLLYLGAMLAFVYLTGPFVWLVSSSLQTETALLSVPPKWIPNPVSLESYAGLLRGALTGETAGTAYQVRIFPRSLLNSLIVAASVAVAAVAAGAYAAYPLARLRFRGKNAVMFLILGTRMMPALAIAVPFYLAARFVGMLNRLETLVIINLSFILPYVIWLLRAYFQSIPEDLEDAGRMDGCTRGQVVRLIILPLSLPGLVAAGILAFMLTWGEFFFALILTSSEAAYTSTVVAAMFATDVDIDYVAMIAAGVLSVIPPVLVALTFQKYIVSGLLAGSVKG from the coding sequence GTGAATCTGCGGTGGAGCAGAGTGGCGAAGGTCTCGCTGCTCTACCTTGGAGCAATGCTGGCATTCGTCTACCTGACCGGGCCGTTCGTCTGGCTGGTATCGTCCAGTCTCCAGACGGAGACGGCTCTGCTCTCCGTCCCTCCCAAGTGGATTCCCAACCCAGTGAGTTTGGAGAGCTACGCAGGTCTTCTGCGGGGTGCCCTCACAGGCGAGACCGCCGGGACGGCCTATCAGGTGCGGATCTTTCCCCGTTCCCTCTTGAACAGCTTGATCGTGGCGGCCAGCGTGGCCGTGGCCGCGGTGGCTGCCGGTGCTTACGCGGCGTATCCTCTGGCCCGGCTCCGGTTTCGGGGGAAGAATGCCGTGATGTTTCTCATCCTGGGCACGCGCATGATGCCGGCGCTGGCGATCGCCGTCCCTTTCTATCTGGCCGCCCGGTTCGTGGGGATGCTCAATCGACTGGAGACGCTGGTGATCATCAACCTCTCCTTTATCCTTCCATACGTCATCTGGCTGCTGCGCGCCTACTTCCAGAGCATTCCGGAGGACCTGGAGGACGCCGGCCGGATGGACGGATGCACCCGAGGGCAGGTAGTGAGGCTCATCATCCTACCGCTTTCGCTACCAGGGTTGGTGGCCGCGGGCATCCTCGCGTTCATGCTGACCTGGGGGGAGTTCTTCTTTGCCCTCATCCTTACGTCTTCCGAGGCCGCGTACACGAGCACGGTGGTGGCGGCCATGTTCGCCACCGACGTTGACATCGACTACGTGGCCATGATTGCCGCCGGGGTGCTCTCGGTCATCCCGCCGGTGCTTGTGGCGCTCACCTTTCAGAAGTACATCGTGAGCGGCCTCCTGGCCGGTAGTGTGAAAGGGTAG
- a CDS encoding helix-turn-helix transcriptional regulator, with protein sequence MAVVHQALTLRQLRQRNGLTQADVAAFLECTKHCVSQYETGRRRVSLVTALRLAALFQVPIETIAFPRIPTASNRD encoded by the coding sequence ATGGCGGTGGTGCACCAGGCGCTCACGCTGCGGCAGTTACGCCAAAGGAACGGTCTTACCCAGGCAGATGTGGCAGCATTCCTCGAGTGTACGAAGCACTGCGTTAGCCAGTATGAGACCGGACGACGCCGCGTTTCGCTTGTGACAGCGCTCAGGCTCGCTGCACTATTCCAGGTACCCATCGAGACGATTGCTTTCCCACGTATTCCTACCGCGTCGAACCGTGATTAA
- a CDS encoding carbohydrate ABC transporter permease, protein MREAMVGRVNRSVPITERNAGTTGLLFMSPALIIILATVLFPIAYASYLSLHRWNLKRPMHPFVGLENYGDILQDPRFWGSLQTTLVFAALSVALIMLVGFLLALLLNERFKGRGVLRAMLLIPWAIPHVVNGLMWKWLLDPSYGIVNGMLTQSGVIGTYRSWLTSMPSAMAWSVFAYAWKDVPLATILILAGLQTIPGELYEAATVDGAGRWQRLRSITIPSLRPTLLVVLIFETMFALKVFDIIYVLTGGGPGNATTVLGWMIYNDTFVRLSFGSGSALAIVLGLITLSISVFYFRLLRGDGK, encoded by the coding sequence ATGAGGGAGGCCATGGTGGGCCGCGTGAACCGGTCCGTACCGATTACGGAGCGAAATGCTGGTACGACCGGGCTCCTTTTCATGTCGCCCGCGCTGATCATCATCCTTGCGACCGTCCTCTTCCCAATAGCGTACGCGTCCTACCTGAGTCTCCACCGCTGGAATCTCAAGCGGCCCATGCACCCCTTCGTAGGGCTAGAAAACTACGGAGACATCCTCCAGGATCCTCGCTTCTGGGGCTCGCTTCAGACCACGCTCGTCTTTGCGGCCCTGTCGGTGGCGCTCATCATGCTGGTGGGTTTTCTCCTGGCGCTCCTCCTGAACGAGCGCTTCAAGGGCCGGGGCGTTCTCCGGGCGATGCTGCTGATCCCGTGGGCCATTCCGCACGTGGTGAACGGCCTCATGTGGAAGTGGTTGCTGGACCCGAGCTACGGGATCGTGAACGGCATGCTCACCCAGTCAGGGGTGATCGGCACCTATCGGTCGTGGCTGACGAGTATGCCAAGCGCCATGGCGTGGAGCGTTTTCGCCTATGCGTGGAAGGACGTTCCTCTGGCGACGATCCTGATCTTGGCTGGCCTCCAGACCATCCCAGGGGAGCTCTATGAGGCCGCCACCGTGGACGGGGCGGGCCGCTGGCAGCGGCTGCGCTCCATCACGATTCCATCACTCCGTCCTACCCTCCTCGTCGTGCTCATCTTTGAGACGATGTTCGCTCTGAAGGTGTTCGACATCATCTATGTGCTGACGGGTGGGGGTCCGGGAAACGCCACAACCGTGCTGGGATGGATGATCTACAACGATACGTTCGTCCGCCTGAGCTTCGGCAGCGGCAGCGCCCTGGCCATCGTACTGGGGTTGATCACCCTGAGCATTTCGGTCTTCTACTTCCGCCTGCTGCGTGGCGATGGCAAGTAG